One Flexivirga aerilata DNA segment encodes these proteins:
- a CDS encoding N-acetylglucosamine kinase, which produces MADRQTAQAGQPSPARTPSPTRTASPGDHAPEDARPDTTLFLTIDAGGTSTRAVVHDSDGRSFGYGVAGSGNPTAVGANAVADAMYSAADEALSQAGAEPVQVGFALAAMAGSRTAAPGVEGGLARLGVTAELTIAGDLEAIFASGTHQLDGAALVSGTGAAAVAVRDGAVARTVDGRGWLLGDVGSGFWIARRVLRAVTAHIDGFGAPTSMTTAVLAGIGQPTDLTDREATAQALVTATYRIGAPGIATFAPIAFAHSETDDTARRIVDEAATGLARTVIALGAPPDPAALVVGGSVLFHQQALRDRLSALLTEHGWTGLTPVADGMTGAVVMSLRAAGYDVSAASHRRITASLAAIRAHSRPTPAGRTST; this is translated from the coding sequence ATGGCCGACCGCCAGACAGCGCAGGCCGGCCAGCCGTCACCTGCCCGCACGCCGTCCCCCACCCGCACGGCATCGCCCGGCGACCACGCGCCCGAGGACGCCCGACCGGACACCACGCTCTTCCTCACCATCGACGCCGGCGGCACCTCGACCCGGGCGGTCGTGCACGACAGCGACGGCCGAAGCTTCGGCTATGGCGTCGCCGGCTCCGGCAACCCGACGGCGGTCGGCGCGAATGCCGTTGCCGATGCTATGTATTCGGCTGCGGATGAGGCGCTGTCGCAGGCCGGCGCGGAGCCGGTGCAGGTCGGTTTCGCACTCGCCGCGATGGCCGGCTCGCGCACCGCGGCACCCGGCGTCGAGGGCGGTCTCGCCCGCCTCGGCGTGACCGCCGAGCTCACCATCGCCGGCGACCTGGAGGCGATCTTCGCCAGCGGCACCCATCAGCTGGACGGTGCCGCGCTGGTGTCCGGCACCGGCGCGGCGGCCGTAGCGGTCCGTGACGGCGCGGTGGCCCGCACCGTCGACGGCCGCGGCTGGCTGCTCGGTGACGTCGGCTCGGGCTTCTGGATCGCCCGCCGGGTGCTGCGGGCAGTCACCGCCCACATCGACGGCTTCGGCGCGCCGACGTCCATGACCACCGCCGTCCTGGCCGGCATCGGGCAGCCGACCGACCTCACCGATCGCGAGGCGACGGCGCAGGCGCTCGTCACCGCGACCTACCGAATCGGCGCGCCGGGCATCGCCACGTTCGCGCCGATTGCCTTCGCCCACAGCGAAACTGACGACACCGCCCGTCGCATCGTCGACGAGGCGGCCACCGGACTTGCGCGCACGGTGATCGCGCTCGGAGCACCGCCGGACCCGGCCGCACTCGTCGTCGGCGGCAGCGTGCTCTTCCACCAGCAAGCACTGCGGGACCGACTTTCGGCACTGCTCACCGAACACGGCTGGACCGGACTCACCCCGGTCGCCGACGGTATGACGGGAGCCGTCGTCATGAGTCTGCGCGCCGCCGGATACGACGTCAGCGCGGCCTCGCATAGGCGAATCACGGCCTCCCTGGCCGCAATTCGCGCACACTCTCGCCCAACCCCGGCCGGCCGCACCTCCACCTGA
- a CDS encoding LysR family transcriptional regulator: MSTWPDLSALELLVAVADHGSLSAGARATGMAQPNASRSIARLERHLGVSLLHRSTHGSSLTPAGLLVVDWSRTVMDAAREVVDGARSLAADGTETIVVAASQTVAEHLLPAWLALFRARRPEVRVMVQVHNSQEVVDTLLAGRCDVGFVEGPRPPGGVHHLVVAEDELVLVCSPDHPWSTRSRPVTADELSETPLVTRESGSGTRVALDQALGRPVQPAMELPSNAAVRVSVASGGAPAVLSRLAVDDALAAGSLCEVPVAGLDLRRPLRAVWTGPRRLGGAAADLLAVASRP, encoded by the coding sequence ATGAGCACGTGGCCGGACCTCAGCGCACTCGAACTGCTCGTGGCCGTCGCCGACCACGGCAGCCTGTCGGCCGGCGCCCGCGCAACCGGTATGGCGCAGCCCAACGCCAGTCGCTCGATCGCCCGGCTCGAGCGCCACCTCGGGGTGTCCCTGCTGCATCGCTCGACGCACGGCTCGAGCCTCACCCCGGCAGGACTGCTCGTGGTCGACTGGTCGCGCACGGTGATGGACGCGGCCCGCGAGGTGGTCGACGGAGCACGGTCATTGGCCGCCGACGGCACCGAGACGATCGTGGTCGCGGCGAGTCAGACGGTGGCCGAGCACCTGCTGCCCGCGTGGCTCGCGCTCTTCCGCGCCCGCCGCCCGGAGGTGCGGGTGATGGTGCAGGTGCACAACAGCCAGGAAGTCGTCGACACCCTCCTCGCCGGCCGGTGCGACGTCGGCTTCGTGGAGGGCCCGCGCCCGCCGGGCGGTGTGCACCATCTGGTGGTGGCCGAGGACGAGCTCGTGCTGGTCTGTTCACCCGACCACCCGTGGAGCACGCGCTCGCGACCGGTGACGGCCGACGAGCTGAGCGAAACCCCTTTGGTGACAAGGGAATCCGGGTCGGGCACCCGCGTCGCGCTCGACCAGGCCCTCGGCCGGCCGGTGCAACCGGCGATGGAGCTGCCCAGCAATGCCGCCGTGCGGGTCAGTGTCGCCTCCGGTGGTGCGCCCGCCGTGCTCAGCCGGCTGGCGGTGGACGACGCGCTGGCCGCCGGATCACTGTGCGAGGTGCCGGTCGCCGGGCTCGACCTGCGGCGCCCGCTGCGCGCGGTCTGGACCGGGCCCCGGCGGCTCGGTGGGGCCGCAGCCGACCTGCTCGCCGTCGCGAGCCGCCCCTGA
- a CDS encoding YeiH family protein yields the protein MTSAEGHAAGHAGRGGAAEFDGARVLRALGPLLPGLPITVVIACGATLLGHFFPVVGGPVFGILLGLLAGTAVSWLRDGQVAVGARFAGRAVLQASVVVLGTGLSLTQVLDVGGGSLPVMFGTLAVALGGAYLLGRVLRINTELATLIGVGTGICGASAIAAASAVMRPKQSNVAYAIGTIFTFNIAAVLLFPPLGHLLGLSGHAFGLWSGTAVNDTSSVVAAAYSFGDGAGPYAIVVKLTRSLMIIPIVMVLAVLTAKREAAAQGEQVRIPVRKIVPGFLLGFLAAAALNSAGAIPAGWHDGLTLLGTFLITVALTGIGLGLRPTQLRNAGHRPLLLGALLWVCVAVTSLGLQAVTGTI from the coding sequence ATGACGAGTGCAGAGGGGCATGCGGCGGGTCATGCGGGGCGGGGCGGCGCCGCGGAGTTCGACGGCGCGCGGGTGCTGCGGGCGCTCGGACCGCTGCTGCCCGGCCTGCCGATCACGGTCGTGATCGCTTGTGGCGCAACGCTGCTCGGGCATTTCTTCCCGGTCGTCGGTGGCCCGGTGTTCGGGATCCTGCTGGGGCTGCTGGCGGGCACGGCCGTGTCGTGGCTGCGTGACGGCCAGGTCGCCGTCGGCGCCAGGTTCGCCGGGCGAGCGGTGCTGCAGGCGTCGGTCGTCGTGCTCGGCACCGGGCTGTCGCTCACGCAGGTGCTGGACGTCGGCGGCGGGTCGCTGCCGGTGATGTTCGGGACGCTGGCCGTCGCACTCGGGGGTGCCTACCTGCTCGGGAGGGTGTTGCGCATCAACACCGAACTCGCGACGTTGATCGGGGTCGGGACCGGCATCTGCGGTGCGTCGGCGATCGCGGCCGCTTCGGCCGTCATGCGGCCGAAGCAGAGCAACGTCGCCTACGCGATCGGCACGATCTTCACCTTCAACATCGCCGCGGTGCTGCTCTTCCCGCCGCTTGGGCACCTGCTCGGGCTGAGTGGTCATGCGTTCGGGTTGTGGAGCGGCACCGCGGTCAACGACACCTCGTCGGTGGTCGCCGCCGCCTACAGCTTCGGTGACGGTGCCGGTCCCTACGCGATCGTGGTGAAGCTGACCCGGTCGCTGATGATCATCCCGATCGTGATGGTGCTCGCGGTGCTCACGGCCAAGCGGGAGGCCGCGGCGCAAGGGGAGCAGGTGCGCATCCCCGTGCGCAAGATCGTGCCCGGCTTCCTGCTCGGCTTCCTTGCCGCCGCTGCGCTCAACTCGGCCGGCGCGATCCCGGCGGGCTGGCACGACGGGCTGACCCTCCTCGGGACCTTCCTGATCACCGTGGCGCTGACCGGCATCGGCCTCGGCCTGCGGCCCACCCAGTTGCGGAACGCGGGGCACCGGCCGTTGCTGCTCGGTGCGCTGTTGTGGGTGTGCGTCGCGGTCACCAGCCTGGGCTTGCAGGCGGTGACCGGGACGATCTGA
- a CDS encoding hotdog fold domain-containing protein, with amino-acid sequence MTSTYQLYRRLSARPLGKQVFGIGFMLRAPYFSTVQPQVLEMAPNRAVVRIRKWWGVHNHIGTIHAIAVANGMEAAMGLLAEATVKPGTRWIPKGIELHYLAKVTSAVECIAETDPVDWDKPRPHEVTVRLTGRLGDGTEVVTGHIPIWVTDNPRG; translated from the coding sequence ATGACCTCGACCTACCAGCTCTACCGGCGACTGTCGGCCCGCCCGCTCGGCAAGCAGGTGTTCGGCATCGGCTTCATGCTGCGCGCGCCCTACTTCTCCACCGTGCAGCCGCAGGTGCTCGAGATGGCACCGAACCGCGCGGTCGTGCGGATCCGCAAATGGTGGGGCGTGCACAACCACATCGGCACGATCCACGCGATCGCGGTCGCCAACGGCATGGAGGCGGCGATGGGTCTGCTGGCCGAGGCGACGGTCAAGCCCGGAACTCGCTGGATTCCCAAGGGAATCGAGCTGCACTACCTCGCCAAGGTGACCAGTGCCGTCGAGTGCATCGCCGAGACCGACCCGGTCGACTGGGACAAGCCGCGTCCGCACGAGGTCACGGTGCGCCTCACCGGTCGTCTCGGGGACGGGACCGAGGTGGTCACCGGCCACATCCCGATCTGGGTCACCGACAACCCGCGCGGCTGA
- the trmB gene encoding tRNA (guanosine(46)-N7)-methyltransferase TrmB, with amino-acid sequence MPPRHHRALAEHGSSYLIDVPMLGEGTLVDPAYRLDVAEAFGRSAPLVVEIGSGGGDCVVHAAQEHPELDFLAVEVWRPGVAQTIAKAVHEDVRNVRLICADAAQALPAMLGDGSVRELWTFFPDPWPKTKHHKRRLVQPEFADRVAALLEPQGVWRLATDWSDYAWQIRDVVEGCPALRNPHAGRLADPGDPEVDPRGDHGGFAPRFDGRVLTRFERKGLRVGRVVRDVEAIRD; translated from the coding sequence ATGCCTCCCCGGCATCATCGCGCGCTCGCCGAGCACGGCTCGTCATACCTGATCGATGTGCCGATGCTGGGGGAGGGCACGCTGGTCGACCCGGCCTACCGGCTCGACGTGGCGGAGGCGTTCGGCAGGTCGGCGCCGCTGGTCGTCGAGATCGGCTCGGGCGGGGGTGACTGCGTCGTACACGCGGCGCAGGAGCATCCGGAGCTCGACTTCCTCGCCGTCGAGGTATGGCGCCCGGGCGTCGCGCAGACGATCGCCAAGGCGGTGCACGAGGACGTGCGCAACGTCCGGCTGATCTGTGCGGACGCGGCGCAGGCCCTGCCGGCGATGCTCGGCGACGGCAGCGTGCGTGAGTTGTGGACGTTCTTCCCCGACCCGTGGCCCAAGACCAAGCATCACAAGCGCCGGCTGGTGCAGCCCGAGTTTGCTGACAGGGTCGCCGCACTCCTTGAGCCGCAAGGTGTTTGGCGGCTTGCGACCGACTGGTCCGATTACGCCTGGCAGATCCGCGACGTCGTCGAGGGCTGCCCTGCACTGCGCAATCCGCATGCCGGCCGGCTGGCCGACCCCGGCGACCCGGAGGTCGACCCGCGCGGTGACCACGGCGGCTTCGCACCTCGCTTCGACGGCCGGGTGCTCACGCGCTTCGAGCGCAAGGGTTTGCGGGTGGGGCGCGTGGTGCGCGACGTCGAGGCAATTCGCGACTGA
- a CDS encoding HNH endonuclease signature motif containing protein, translated as MSHLQQTLTDQVIAAATTSELLEAAQTLLRAAFDKTRDDADRGRGEGSGLSDDQLLDQVLATQQVQNSAWATQTLRLEQLAQREYDKHPHDPDMWTPLEVGARLGWTDRQTSLRLTQAVESVRHTPLLLDRAGTGELEGRKVVAVSDALADAAGALDTPGESTKVADAIEADILASDPEASTSTKLRRRTQRLLVQHAPIAASQAATARRRDCTNVTVEPHWEPGMSTLTAVLPSLDAAKLMAAVNTHARLLHDSTTDSKSLGECRVDALTDLLLSNAHVTTELVLHVPFHPDTARSTNTSPGNGTGVGGAEAPGRHGATGTGDATGTGETTGPSNATSTSDASGTGTGGGVGVLDRSSLIDDAAATGATPGAVGAWTAKVRPPGPPKVILPVNRRVLDLGSYRPISEAERQLQAMLYEAALRTGTRPPPEQIRSQQFTPSEDPAPAADPVRYRLGDVQVPGVGVIPAGVIRELSGLLGAKFTRALVNAETGTVAETGCETYTPGARLARFVRARDQHCRFPGCTRPAKLTDLDHVTAYPDGPTAAHNLQCLCRHHHRAKHEAGWTVSMTTDGVCAWTSPAGHTYTTQPAD; from the coding sequence ATGTCGCACCTGCAGCAGACCCTCACCGATCAGGTGATCGCCGCTGCCACCACGAGCGAACTCCTGGAGGCGGCGCAGACGCTGCTGCGCGCAGCGTTCGACAAGACCCGCGACGACGCCGACCGCGGACGGGGCGAGGGGTCGGGTCTCTCAGACGACCAGCTGCTCGATCAGGTGCTCGCGACGCAGCAGGTGCAGAACTCTGCCTGGGCGACCCAAACCCTGCGGCTGGAGCAACTCGCGCAGCGTGAATACGACAAGCACCCGCACGACCCGGATATGTGGACGCCGTTGGAGGTGGGTGCCCGGTTGGGGTGGACCGACCGGCAAACCAGTCTGCGACTGACCCAGGCGGTTGAGAGTGTGCGTCACACGCCGCTGCTGCTCGACCGGGCCGGGACTGGGGAGTTGGAGGGACGGAAGGTGGTCGCGGTCAGCGACGCCCTCGCCGATGCGGCCGGCGCGTTGGACACGCCCGGCGAGTCGACGAAGGTCGCAGACGCGATCGAGGCCGACATCCTCGCCAGTGACCCGGAAGCATCCACATCGACCAAACTGCGGCGGCGCACCCAACGCCTCTTGGTGCAGCACGCACCCATCGCAGCCTCCCAAGCGGCAACGGCACGGCGGCGGGACTGCACGAACGTGACCGTCGAACCCCATTGGGAGCCGGGCATGTCCACCCTCACCGCCGTGCTCCCCTCCCTTGACGCCGCGAAACTCATGGCCGCGGTCAACACCCACGCCCGCCTGCTGCACGACTCGACTACTGACAGCAAGAGCCTCGGGGAATGCCGCGTCGACGCCCTGACCGACCTGCTGCTGTCGAACGCGCACGTGACGACCGAATTGGTGCTGCATGTCCCGTTCCACCCGGACACCGCCCGGTCCACCAACACGAGCCCGGGAAACGGCACTGGCGTTGGCGGGGCCGAAGCGCCTGGCCGCCACGGGGCGACGGGCACAGGCGACGCGACGGGCACGGGTGAGACGACCGGCCCAAGTAACGCGACGAGCACGAGCGACGCATCGGGCACGGGCACGGGCGGTGGGGTCGGTGTGCTGGACCGGTCGAGCCTCATTGACGACGCAGCAGCAACCGGCGCGACACCCGGGGCCGTCGGCGCGTGGACGGCGAAGGTGCGACCGCCCGGTCCGCCGAAGGTCATCCTCCCCGTCAACCGGAGGGTCCTCGACCTCGGCAGCTACCGACCGATCAGTGAGGCCGAACGCCAACTCCAAGCGATGTTGTACGAAGCCGCACTCCGCACTGGCACCCGACCACCGCCCGAGCAGATCCGCTCCCAGCAGTTCACACCCAGTGAAGATCCCGCTCCCGCCGCGGACCCGGTGCGTTACCGCCTCGGCGACGTCCAGGTGCCCGGCGTCGGCGTCATCCCCGCCGGCGTGATCCGGGAACTGTCCGGCCTACTTGGAGCGAAGTTCACCCGCGCCCTGGTGAATGCGGAAACCGGGACCGTTGCCGAAACCGGCTGCGAGACCTACACCCCGGGCGCCCGGTTGGCGCGGTTCGTGCGCGCCCGCGACCAGCACTGCCGGTTCCCCGGCTGCACCCGACCCGCGAAGCTCACCGACCTCGACCACGTCACCGCCTACCCGGATGGTCCGACCGCGGCCCACAACCTGCAGTGCCTGTGCCGGCAT